From Aedes albopictus strain Foshan chromosome 1, AalbF5, whole genome shotgun sequence, one genomic window encodes:
- the LOC109398466 gene encoding serine, glycine and glutamine-rich protein, which yields MSYQCKNCEREKDQNNNYVNATYAANANGTRGNRSASARSSGRNSNAGIGASGGSDNVNGSAGGCSNGGAAGSQMTGATQVTAKVMWGSVGAIKELREKEQAERNQVTRAGRRQ from the coding sequence ATGTCCTACCAGTGCAAGAACTGTGAGCGTGAGAAAGATCAAAACAATAACTATGTGAATGCCACCTATGCGGCCAATGCCAACGGAACTCGTGGCAATCGGTCGGCCTCGGCCCGGTCGTCCGGCAGGAACTCCAACGCCGGCATCGGAGCAAGTGGCGGCAGTGACAACGTTAACGGATCCGCCGGGGGCTGCTCCAATGGTGGGGCAGCGGGGTCCCAGATGACGGGGGCCACCCAGGTGACGGCCAAAGTGATGTGGGGAAGTGTCGGAGCGATCAAAGAACTTCGCGAGAAGGAACAAGCCGAACGAAATCAGGTCACCAGGGCCGGTCGCCGACAGTAG